In the Mytilus trossulus isolate FHL-02 chromosome 1, PNRI_Mtr1.1.1.hap1, whole genome shotgun sequence genome, one interval contains:
- the LOC134690232 gene encoding glutamate receptor 2-like has product MESISSILLFVLLWINSSSGQNYTITSVVEDPYLIDNGDGTFSGFMVDLLDALAKRDGFFSYEIGLNPDDKYGSQDGSGNWDGMIGELLQDPDVQIAAAPIVITEERKSAVPFTRPFLNVGHRIVIKKPVVKFRTLSVLFEPFSLQLWIMVIVICFIVSALLFIVNKFSPSEWSRIRPEDDPTNAKDSFSAHNAFFFVHSTLTWQGYKEVPRSPAGRILVTMWFSFIFFMVIAYIANLTAFFLARETDKPVVPFKTWQEMTTQSSVLYGVKPGGVMHRNMKVTKDPMLQHAIQNIETYSTTFSSSDDGIKRVRESDGSFAAIVPVDEGSKYINNEPCDLMFVGANIVNIPYGIACKSVDICNRLTVALLKESESGGLYLLEQKWLTPKSNYKCPVSSLENYISKQETARLSARPLTIADASLAFVVLLLGIVFCILFLVIEVLVHRRRKMKSSRISKEGQTNKSADVEQATDEQEKAPIATNEATNNID; this is encoded by the exons ATGGAGAGTATAAGttccattttgttatttgtgctTTTGTGGATAAATTCAAGCTCG GGACAAAATTACACCATAACTTCAGTAGTT GAGGATCCTTATTTGATAGATAATGGCGATGGAACATTTTCTGGTTTTATGGTAGATCTTTTAGATGCTCTAGCAAAACGAGATGGATTTTTTTCGTATGAAATAGGGTTAAACCCTGATGACAAGTATGGGTCACAGGACGGCTCAGGCAACTGGGATGGCATGATAGGTGAATTACTTCAAGAT CCGGATGTTCAAATTGCTGCAGCACCAATAGTAATAACAGAAGAGAGAAAGTCAGCAGTACCGTTCACAAGACCGTTCCTTAATGTTGGACATCGTATTGTAATCAAGAAACCTGTGGTCAAATTTCGAACCTTGAGTGTATTATTCGAGCCCTTTAGTTTACAGCTATGGATTATGGTTATCgtcatatgttttattgtttctgCACTGTTGTTCATCGTAAACAAGTTTAGTCCTTCAGAGTGGAGTAGGATCCGTCCAGAGGACGACCCGACAAACGCAAAAGATAGTTTTTCTGCTCACAACGCATTTTTCTTTGTCCACAGCACACTAACATGGCAAG GTTACAAAGAAGTACCACGGTCCCCAGCAGGTAGAATTTTAGTCACAATGTGGTTtagctttatattttttatggtcATAGCCTACATCGCCAATCTCACGGCATTCTTCTTAGCCAGAGAGACAGATAAACCAGTCGTTCCTTTCAAAACATGGCAGGAAATGACGACACAGTCAAGTGTTTTATATGGCGTTAAACCAGGCGGTGTGATGCATAGAAATATGAAAGTTACAAAAGATCCCATGCTACAACATgctattcaaaatattgaaacatattCTACGACATTTAGTTCTTCTGATGATGGAATAAAGAGAGTCAGGGAATCAGATGGATCATTTGCAGCCATTGTTCCAGTAGATGAGGgttcaaaatatattaacaatGAGCCATGTGACCTTATGTTTGTTGGCGCGAATATTGTGAATATACCATATGGCATAGCTTGTAAATCAGTTGACATATGTAACAGACTTACTGTCGCGTTGTTAAAAGAATCGGAATCTGGTGGTTTATATTTACTGGAGCAGAAATGGCTCACCCCAAAATCTAATTACAAGTGTCCAGTTTCCAGTTTAGAGAACTATATCAGTAAACAAGAAACAGCACGTCTTTCAGCACGACCATTGACTATTGCTGATGCATCTCTAGCTTTTGTTGTTCTTCTCCTTGGTATAGTGTTCTGTATCCTCTTTCTCGTCATCGAAGTATTAGTTCACAGACGACGTAAAATG AAATCATCAAGAATCAGTAAAGAGGGCCAAACCAACAAGAGTGCTGATGTGGAGCAGGCCACAGACGAACAAGAAAAGGCACCAATTGCTACAAACGAGGCTACAAACAATATAGACTGA